A region of Sugiyamaella lignohabitans strain CBS 10342 chromosome A, complete sequence DNA encodes the following proteins:
- the NUF2 gene encoding Nuf2p (Component of the kinetochore-associated Ndc80 complex; involved in chromosome segregation, spindle checkpoint activity, and kinetochore clustering; evolutionarily conserved; other members include Ndc80p, Nuf2p, Spc24p, and Spc25p; GO_component: GO:0031262 - Ndc80 complex [Evidence IPI] [PMID 11179222]; GO_component: GO:0031262 - Ndc80 complex [Evidence IDA] [PMID 11266451]; GO_component: GO:0005694 - chromosome [Evidence IEA]; GO_component: GO:0000775 - chromosome, centromeric region [Evidence IEA,IEA]; GO_component: GO:0000777 - condensed chromosome kinetochore [Evidence IEA]; GO_component: GO:0000778 - condensed nuclear chromosome kinetochore [Evidence IDA,IMP,IPI] [PMID 11179222]; GO_component: GO:0000778 - condensed nuclear chromosome kinetochore [Evidence IDA] [PMID 11511347]; GO_component: GO:0000780 - condensed nuclear chromosome, centromeric region [Evidence IDA,IGI,IPI] [PMID 11266451]; GO_component: GO:0000776 - kinetochore [Evidence IEA]; GO_component: GO:0005634 - nucleus [Evidence IEA,IEA]; GO_component: GO:0005876 - spindle microtubule [Evidence IDA] [PMID 11266451]; GO_component: GO:0005816 - spindle pole body [Evidence IDA] [PMID 8188751]; GO_function: GO:0005200 - structural constituent of cytoskeleton [Evidence IPI] [PMID 9585415]; GO_process: GO:0007049 - cell cycle [Evidence IEA]; GO_process: GO:0051301 - cell division [Evidence IEA]; GO_process: GO:0007059 - chromosome segregation [Evidence IGI] [PMID 11266451]; GO_process: GO:0007020 - microtubule nucleation [Evidence IPI] [PMID 9153752]; GO_process: GO:0007067 - mitotic nuclear division [Evidence IEA,IEA]), with the protein MKDCGVDDFNIVDIVKPEPGRLRRNLSAVIAFAQFREDRMHDYADLVNQCKQATSQFRLLEDEHEELITQIAELEEALKDSSEQAKQTQEHNAEVESELRKLKKVQEQLTTEHSNYKQEKQRLITNLENQSLLVVEARKENDRMKPYIVDSPEILQKLNSDLASSLQLTKNNVENMDRRFRALQISAETFKQIHQDLQACIKVIEECGVELQREQEASHKLGRFQEIYDQLRQDDKDLDIRISQLQRQIANSQDRIERARKQAEIKRASAEKKMSELREMHGTLAAERSLQMKEMDEKRDYIKSTELQISTMKEHIESEMRAIAAESEKLRDHLHLYLNSMEQRMMVR; encoded by the coding sequence ATGAAAGATTGCGGTGTGGATGATTTTAATATCGTTGATATTGTAAAGCCAGAACCAGGTAGATTGAGGCGTAATTTGTCGGCTGTCATAGCGTTTGCACAGTTTCGGGAAGACAGAATGCACGACTATGCCGACCTTGTAAACCAGTGTAAACAGGCTACAAGCCAATTTCGGCTACTGGAAGATGAGCATGAGGAACTGATTACTCAGATTGCAGAACTAGAGGAGGCATTAAAAGACAGCTCGGAACAAGCCAAGCAAACGCAGGAACACAATGCCGAGGTAGAGTCCGAGCTTCGTaaattgaagaaggttCAAGAACAGCTTACTACTGAACATTCAAATTATAAGCAAGAGAAACAGCGGCTCATCACGAATTTGGAGAATCAAAGTTTGTTGGTTGTGGAGGCTCGTAAGGAAAATGATCGCATGAAACCATACATAGTGGACTCTCCAGAAATTTTGCAAAAACTTAATTCAGATCTAGCCAGTTCATTACAGCtgacaaaaaataatgtgGAAAATATGGATCGCCGATTCCGTGCATTGCAAATATCTGCAGAAACTTTCAAACAAATCCACCAGGATCTTCAAGCCTGTATTAAGGTAATCGAGGAGTGTGGGGTTGAGCTTCAACGTGAGCAAGAAGCCAGCCATAAGCTCGGACGATTCCAGGAGATTTATGACCAATTAAGACAAGATGATAAGGATTTGGATATTCGAATAAGCCAATTACAACGACAGATCGCCAACTCGCAGGATCGTATCGAGCGAGCTCGGAAACAAGCTGAGATAAAACGTGCCAGTGCCGAGAAAAAGATGTCGGAGCTCCGTGAGATGCACGGAACTCTGGCTGCAGAGCGCAGCCTTCAAATGAAAGAAATGGACGAAAAGCGAGATTACATCAAGAGTACAGAGCTCCAAATCAGCACTATGAAGGAACACATTGAGTCGGAGATGAGGGCCATTGCTGCAGAGTCTGAAAAGCTTCGGGATCATCTACATCTGTACTTGAATAGTATGGAGCAGCGAATGATGGTCAGGTGA